A single Deltaproteobacteria bacterium DNA region contains:
- a CDS encoding HypC/HybG/HupF family hydrogenase formation chaperone, whose protein sequence is MCVAAPMKVIKIDGDNVVAELGGVTKEARLDVVDEMPELGDYVVIHAGFALHRINPEDAKLSLELWKEMGVIDVVPD, encoded by the coding sequence ATGTGTGTTGCAGCGCCGATGAAAGTGATCAAGATCGACGGCGACAATGTCGTGGCCGAGCTTGGAGGGGTCACCAAGGAGGCCCGCCTCGATGTGGTGGATGAAATGCCGGAACTGGGCGACTACGTGGTGATTCATGCCGGCTTTGCCCTGCACCGGATTAACCCGGAGGACGCAAAGCTGTCGCTGGAACTATGGAAGGAAATGGGGGTAATCGACGTTGTGCCTGACTGA